GAAAAAGGATAAAAATTTACActaaaaaagacaggaaaatagaGGTGGATAacttgggagaaggaaggagagtatATGAGAGGGTAATGATGaggttaaatataataaaagtacacttaaaaagaataaaacatcgTAACAAAAGCCATCATTTTGTACAATTAAGatacactaataaaaataacaaactaaACTAGCCATGGATGAGGAAACAATAACACTTGGGAAGTCATCAGGTTAGTCTGCTCTGTTAGGCAAAGATCCTTGACTCTGAGACTATGGGAAAGAAATTCTCCCTTCTAATGTTTATTGGAAACTCTCAGTATTTGGAATgaatttttaatgtgcatttccTATCATGATGTGACTATCATGCAGGAGCCAAAGGAACAGGGCTGCTTCTGTTGGAAACTGGTATTTGGCCTAGGATTTTCTAAACTTGAGGCGATAATACCGTAAGTGGGTAACTGTGAGTTACACTATCTAaggtatatctgcacaccagaagagggcaccagatatcataacggatggttgtgagccatcatgtggttgctgggaattgaactcaggaggacctctggaggagcagtcagtgctcttaacctctgagccatcgctccagccacACTAAGGCTTTTAATAGCGAACTTTGGAATAGTACATAGCCTATTTGCATATGGATTTCTGGGAAAAGCTGTAAAGAAGGAGTTGGTACTTGGAAAGTCTGAACTGTGTTCAAGAAGCAACAGCTGACttgcctctcctcccttcctaccTTGGCTGGGGCCAGGACAGCAGCTGCCAGCGCTGGGCTCTAACTTTCCCTCCAAACAAGTGCTCACGGAAAATTGTTATTTCAGGCACTGGAGTTAAAGTTTCTGATTTTTCCCCCCAACCTCagactttattttttcctatttcataAGTTTGGATTAATGTGGAATACAATAAACAAGCATAATGTCAAAGGCGTTCTTGTTGAACCTTGCATCCTGTGGACAAattgtgaaaaaacaaaacaaaacaaaacaaaacaaaaaacaaaaaaacaaaaacaaaaaaccccaaaacccaaacaaaaactcaaagcccaagaagaaaaacaacatggtCAGAGGGCTCACAACATCAAAgcgtttgtgtttctttttaccTCCAAGAATAATAGTCTAGCTAGGTTACCGTTTGATGACTGGAAACTCCAGTACATGAATATTAATATGAATTCCAACTTAAATTCTTATTATCTAGTTACTAAATCAACTTTCTGAAAGTCCTTACTGTGTATTTCTCTGCTAACCCCGTCTATCCACCTCTCTGCACACACCCAAGCGAAGAAAAAATGACGAGAAAAGGTTTTCAAGAGTATAGCGGCTTTCCGGAGTTGCCCTGCCAACTATGAGTTGGGTGAATTGTGTGGATAGAGGAGCCCGAGGTCTCGGAAAATCTTTTCTATATTTACACCCGTTACTGCGATTTTTCACTTTCTTGGCGCACACAGGAAACTCCAAATAAAACCATCCAAAGAGAGCCGGGAGGCGTTTCCCTTGGCTCGGGACACCGGGCGGCCGTCAACTCTCCCTCCCGCGGGTCTCCAGGGATGCTCTGCTgcagaagggggaggagggagtggcGGGGTAAGCGCTGGTGCCCACCTTGCTCGCAGGTGCCCTTGCTGACCTGGGTGATGGCCTTCTCCCCGCGGCTCTCGGCACGCAGGCTGGCGGCGCGCAGCTGGCAGCCGCTGGAGTAGGTGGTGCCGTCGCTGCCGCACACAGGGTAGCGGCTCTTGCACACGCACACTGCGAGGACTGCGGGGCCGCCGGCTGCTGCCCCGGCTTTACCCTTCCGCCTCTTGCGGCTCTTCACGCACTCCATGCCCGGCGCGCAGTGCCCCCTGCCGGCCGCGCCGCCCCCGCACGGCTCGCCCTCGCCGCGAGCGCACACAGGGCAGCAGCCGCATGCATCGCGGGTCTCTCCCAGAGGGCAGCCCCCCGGGGGCAGCGCGGGGCAGGAGGCCGGCACGCACGGGCCGCAGGCatcagaagaggaggaagaggagaggggtaGGAGCAGGAGCAGCAGTCCGGCTGAGCCGAGCAGCAGGGCGCGCGGTAGCCGCTCCATGGCGGGGTGGCTGGATGCGATCGCGTGAGTGAGCACAGGGGGGCCTCAGCCGCAGTCCCTTAAAGCCACCGCCCCGCCCGGCGCGCCACGGGAGCCCTCCCCGGGGCGGAGAGTCTGCCCGCTGCCCGCCCCGCTCCGCTTGCCCGCCCGCCTGCCCGCCCATCCGCCCGCGCTCCTGCTGCctgccaccgccaccgccactgCGGGCATCTTCCTGGCCGGCCTGTCCCATGCCCAACATGCGGACTGACTCCTGCTCAGCCCCCTGCCCCTGTCCTCATTCTCCATAAGGGGACACGCCTCCGCATCCTCTGTTTCTCGCTTTCTAGACCcagctatttttactttttaacaaCTAGGACTTTATGAGAACTCACTGTTTAATCCATTAAATCCTCGTGGGCCTGGGAAACCCGAGTACTTTGTGGTTATGCTTTTAAGGACAAACCACGAAGGTAGTGGGGCTTGTGTCCTCTTTGACCGCAGGGCCTGTGTGGTTTTGGatgtcatgtttttcttcttggaTCCTCAtaatctttctcctttctcatttacACAAATCCCTGTGCTATCTCATGCCAAGCCACgtttaaagttctttttaaaagttttgttttagatcccccccccttttttaaatgtgtgtggatgttttgtctgcaagtGTATGTACATCgtatgtgtgcctgatgcctgcagtGGTCGGAAGATCTGATACTCTGttactggagctacagacagttgtgaactgccacgtgggtgctgggaatggaactctggTCCTGCAAGTGCCTCCCGTGCACTTACTCCGtgtacttaactgctgagccatctctccagttccttaaaaatcttaaagcagttttattttatgtttgtgtatgtgtgtgggcatacatggcacacgtgtggaggttagaggacaacatGCAGCAGCTGATTTTCTCTGTCCACTATATGGGTCTCAGGGTTTGAACTCTGAtcatcaggcttgtcagcaaATGCCTTTAAGAACTCAGCCACGTCACTGGCAGgtgttattatttaaaatacaccGAGAAGACCTTTTAGGGGAAGGATCACTATTTGATCTGCGGGGACAATGGAACTGTCCTGTTTCTTTAGGATATTTCACAGTTCAGTGTTCGCACTGACAGCAGTTACCAGGGATCAGGGTCTCTGGTCCCAGAAGGTAGTTTGAGGCAGAGCTCCACTGGAGTCCACCCAAAGAATCAGTCTTAGGGActgtattaaaacaaaaaaaaaaacttgcttatAAGAGGCCAATGAACATGCGTCTAAAAGATTTAATTATAAACACCTGGCACAGAAACACACCTTCCCAGTTCAAAACCTAAAATGACTGTGTTCCCATGAGCAAATGTTACAAGAGCAGTGGCATCCCCCTTGGTCTGACTTTTCTGTAAACAGCTGTAGAGGAAGGTTGGCAGGGTGCCAAGGGTGTGGAACTCTGAGGAGGGCAGGCCTTTACTCCCCGTCTCCATGAGAAAGTATGGAATCCAGGTGACCAAAGCAAATGCACCCAGTGACCACATGCCAGGTGGCACCACACGGTGAAGAAGTGAAGTGATGGGGGTGGCTCTTGTGCTGGAGGTCCTGCCTAGGCCttgtcacatttttgttttttgggggcaTAAATCCCAGAATCTCTAGGGTTGCTATGTGAAAGCAAGAACCAAAGTCTATGGCACCATCAGCAAGGTGTGTAGCCACTCTCACCAGTCTCTCCAGGACAAGAGAAGTTTATTAGTAGAATGGTCTTAATCAAACCACATATAGAATTCAAGCTGTTTCCtgttgttttaatattattaaacCTTTTGCTAAAGATCTCAGGTAGATCACAATCCGTTATGACTATTGGTCATAGCCTG
The Cricetulus griseus strain 17A/GY chromosome 1 unlocalized genomic scaffold, alternate assembly CriGri-PICRH-1.0 chr1_1, whole genome shotgun sequence genome window above contains:
- the Igfbp7 gene encoding insulin-like growth factor-binding protein 7 isoform X2 — encoded protein: MERLPRALLLGSAGLLLLLLPLSSSSSSDACGPCVPASCPALPPGGCPLGETRDACGCCPVCARGEGEPCGGGAAGRGHCAPGMECVKSRKRRKGKAGAAAGGPAVLAVCVCKSRYPVCGSDGTTYSSGCQLRAASLRAESRGEKAITQVSKGTCEQGPSIVTPPKDIWNVTGAKVYLSCEVIGIPTPVLIWNKVKRDHSGVQRTELLPGDRENLAIQTRGGPEKHEVTGWVLVSPLSKEDAGEYECHASNSQGEASASAKITVVDALHEIPVKKGQGAQL